Genomic DNA from Halorussus rarus:
ACGGGATCCGTGTCGTCGACGCCACGCGGACGCCGAAACTCACCGTCGACCGCTCGACGTTCACCGACGTCGGCGGCCGCGGCGTCTCGATCGCGCCCGGGATGGGCGCGGTGACGGCCGCCGACGTCGTCTCGAACACGAGCCGGCTCGGCCGCCGGGCGACCCACCGGACCGCGGTCGCGCTCGGGGCCGACACGTCTGTCGACACCGTCCGGGTGTCGTACCGCGGACAAGGCGAGGCGGGCGACGTCGACCGAGGGTCGATCGTCCGGTTCGGCCTCGACCGCGACGGCGACGGGCGCGTCGACCGTCGGCTGACGTCCTCGGTCGAGAGCGTCGGTCACTCGACCCCCAACGGGTTCGAGCTCCGGCTGAACCGGTCGATCACGGTGCCGGCCGGCGCGACCGTGGTCGCGGTGTACCGGAGCGTCGTCAACCCTCGGACCTACGGGACCTACCCGGTCGAGGTGAGTTTCCGGGCCCACGGCGTCGAGCAGGCCGCGACCGCGACCCTGCCCTTCGACCTCCGCTCCGGCGGCAACCGGGGTCGAGGGGCCGGGTCGACCGCCGAGAGCCGGGCCGCCGGGTTCTCGGTCACGGGCTCGACGTTCGAGTCGGTCGGCGCCCAGGGCGTGTTCGTCGCCGCCGACGCAGTCAGGGACTTCCGGGTCGCGGGGAACTCGTTCGCCGACGTCGGCGGGTCGGCCGTCAGCCTCCGCGCCCCGCTGGTCCGGGCCGCGACGGTCGAGCGCAACCGCGTCGAGTCGCTCGACCGCGGGGCCGACGGCGTCCGGGTCGCCGCGAAGCTGGCGACCGACTCGGTGCTCCGCGACAACCGAATTTCGGGCGCGGACGCCGGCATCGCCCTCGCCACGCGCCACCGGACCGTCGACGGGGTCCGCATCGCCGGCAACACAGTCACCGGGAGCACGACCGGGCTCCGGGTCCGGCACGTGCCCGAGTACCGGTCCCACACCCTCTCGCTCGCCATCGTCGACAACAACTTCTCGCGGAACGCCCGGCGCGGGGCGCTCGTCCGGGCGCCGAGCGCGAAGCTCGTCGGGCTCGCCGTCCGCGGGAACGAGCTCGCGGGGAACGGACTGGCGAGTGGCGGGGACGGTCCGAGCCCCCGCGCCGGGGACGGGAACGCCACCGCAGCCACCGACGGCTGGGCCGGCCTCGAACTGGTCGCTCGCCAGGTGCGGAACAGCCGCGTCGCGGCCAACCGCTTCGCCGACAACCGCGGCCACGGGCTCTCGGTCCGGACGAGCACCGCCGTCGACAACCTCACGGTCGCGGCGAACCGCGCGTTCGACAACGCCGGCGTCGGCCTGAATCTGGACAACGCGCTGACCCACGCCGGGCGGCTGAACCTGACCCGGAACGTCGCGGCGGCGAACGCCTACGGCGTCCGGGTCGCCGGGTCGATCGGCGCGCGAGTCGCGAACAACACGGTCGTCTACAACACCTACGGCGGCCGGCCGGCCGGTATCGACGGGATTCCGCCGGGGACGGGCATCGTCGTCGAGGGCGGCGACGCGGGCGCGATATTCCGGCGGGGCGCCGTCCGCGAAGAACTCCGGGCGCTGCTCGACGACAGGGAGGTCGAGGAGAAGCTCCCCGACCCGCGCGACGAACAGGAGTACACGGTCGTCCTTCGGCCCGGCGCGGAGGGCGAGGTCTGGACGGGCAGCGCCGCCGCGCTCACGGCCCGGTCGGTCTCCGAGGACATCCCCACCGGCATCACGCTGACCAGGGACGACGACGGACGCTCGGGGATCGTCGTCCGGGGCAACGACGTCTACGGCCACGCCCGCGGGCTGACGGTGAACGTGGCCGCGCTGGTCGACGCGAACACGACCATCCGCCTGCTCGTCAACACGACCCGGACGGTCGACGCCGAGGGCAACTACTGGGGCGCGTCCGACGGTCCGACCCACTCGTCGATCCGCCCGGAGGGCACCGGCGACCGCGTCGTCACCCGGCGGGGCTGGGTCGACTTCCTCCCCGCCGCGGACTCGCCCTACGGGGAGCGGCGCTACCGCCCCACGGCGAACGTCAGCGCCTCGCCGAACCCGGTCCAGGTCGGCGAGCGCGTCGTCGTCTCGGGTCGCGACTCGACCGACCGCGACGGCCGGGTCGCCTCTTACCGGTTCGAGACCCGGGGGTCGAACGTCACGTTCGGGGCCTCGCCCGAACTGACCGCCTCGTTCGACGCGCCCGGCAACTACACGGTCTCGCTGGTCGCGACCGACGACTGGGGAGTCGAGAGCCCGCCGGCGACCGCGACGGTCGACGTGCGGCCCGCGAACTGGACCCCGGCGGCGCTCCGGACGACTACCCCGACCTCGACCTCCGACGTGGCGAACGCGACGACGGCCGGCGAGCGGGAGACGACCGCCGCGGCGACGGGCGGCGCCGGGCTCCTCCCCTCGGCGACCCTCCTCGGGACGCTCGGGGGGCTGCTCGGCCTCGCGCTCTACGGCGCGGGGCTTGCGCTCGGCGCGTTCGGGGCGGTCCAGACGCTCCGGAGCGCGGGCGTCCCCGTGAGCGGGCTGACCATCAACGGCCTGGCGGCTGCCGGCGTCGGAGTCTGGGCGCTCGCCGGTCTGCTCGGCGCCGAGGGACTGCTCGAAGTGGGACTCGGCAGCGGCGTCGTCTGGGTCGCGGGGGTCGTCCTCCTGTGGGCAGTGACGCGCGTGCTCTACGACTGAGCGAATCCCACCGGACCGGCTCTTCGAGGCCGGTCGCGCGGCCCCGTCAGTAAGCATAAGTGGACTTCACGTGAACCGTGACCCGATGACCACTTCGGACAGGCGCTCTGCTCGTGGCAGGCCCGACGACGGGCGCGGACCGGCGAGTCCCGCTCCCACCGCAGGTTCTCGCTCGCCCCGCTCGCGTCGACGGGCGCGACGACCACAAGGCGCGCCCACCACCTCCCATGCCCACGTTCGTTGAGGAGGTGCAGGCGGTCGATGACGACAACGCCGCGGCGTTCGGCCGGCGACTGGCCGACCGCGTCGAGACGCTCGGCGAAGCGCTGGACCTGCTCGAGGACTGGACCGAGTCGAGCCGCGACACCGGCACCGAACTCTCCTCGAAGTACGAGACGGCAAAGCAGCTCGCGAGGGACGAGATCCGGGACGCGACCGATGACGACGGGGACGCCGCCGACATCCCGGCCGAGGATCTGCTCGACCACCCCGCGGTGAGCGACCAGACCAAGGAGCGACTCCGCGAGTACGGCACCAAGCTCCACGTCTTCCTCGACGAGGAGCGGTCGTACGGCGAGGCCCGGTCGGCGCTGGCCCGGTCGCTCGACGACGAACTCGACCTCTACAAGGAACTGCTCGCGGGGCTCCAGTCTGGCGACGCCGGCGTCGATGACGCCCGACAGGCGATCGCCCGGTTCGCGCGCGAGGACTCGCTGGGAGCGCCGAACCGGACCGCGGCCGACGTGCTGCTCGAATCGGCCGTCGACGGCGAGTCGTAGTCGTCGGCGCGGACGGGGTGGTTCGCTCGCGCTCCCGCTCTCGCAGTCAGTCGCTCCCGCGCAGCGCCGCGGCGACGTCCTCTATCGCGCCGACCGGGACGTCGTGCTCGTCGGCGATTTCCGCCGCCTCCGCCGGCGAGATGGCGTCCTCTGTGCCGTCCAGCCCCCGCCGTCCGTTCGTCGACGCTCCGTCGCGACCGCCGGACCCGGACCGCGCGTCGGTGCGGCCGCCCGCCGCGCGGCCGTCGTGGTCGTGGCGGTGGACCGGTTCGAGCACCTCGTCGCTGATCTCGAGGTTCACGGCGTCCCAGCGAGAGTAGTGGCCCATCGCGTCGAAGTACGCCTTCGTGGCCCGGCGCTCGTCGCGGTCGAACTCCGCGGTCAGCAGCGCCTCCTCGCCGACCACCGGCCCGGCCTTCACGACGCCCGCCGGGTTGACGAGCATGCTCCCGCCGGCGCCGAGGTCGTAGCCGAGTTCGTCCTCGTACCCCTCCGGCGGGTCGCCCATGTATGCCGAGCACGAGACCACGAACGACTGGGTCTCGAAGGCGTACTCGCGCACCGCCGGGTAGATGTCGCAGGTGTCGACGTCCTCGGCGGACTCGGCCCGCGACTTGTCGCCGGGGTGGCCGTTCTGCGACCAGAACCCCGGCCAGACCGCGGCGTGGATCTCCTCGCCCATGGTCGCCAGCGCGGCCTTCGAGAGGGTCATGTGGTTCTCGTAGCAGACGAGTCCGCCGAGGGTGCCGAGGTCGGTGTCGTGGGTCGCCAGGCTGGCCGGGTCGCCCCGTCCCCAGATGGAGCGCTCGCCGTGGGTCGGCATGAGCTTGCGGTGGCGCCGGACCAGGTCGCCCGACCGGTCGAACCAGAACACCGAGTTGTACAGCGTCTCGCTGCCGGGTCGGTCGTCGAGCTCGTTCACGCCGAGCGCGACGTGGAGGTCGGCCTCGCGTATCGCGTCGCCCAACACGTCCAGCGCGTCGTCGCCGACCGAGAGGCTGTTCCGCTGGAGTTCGACCATCAGCTCGGTCCACCGCGGGATGGACACCGAGCGCCGCCAGTACGGGTAGCCGGGGAAGTACGTCTCGGGGAAGACCAGCAGGTCGACGTCCCGCTCGCCAGCGCGCTCGATCCACTCGCACGTCCTGTCGAGCGTCGCTTCCTTGTCGTGGTAGACGGGTTCGACCTGCGCGGCCGCCAGGGTGAACGATTCGGCTGGCATCGTGACCCAGTGGCACGCGAGGAGGGATAGTTTTCAGGGTCGAGAGACGGGTACACCGGCGGTCGTCGCGAGAACGGATGAATGCGACGCTCGTCGAGGGGGGACAGTCAGAAGAAGGTCCGACGGTGAATCGGCGGTGAACGGCCGGGTCGTCGCTCAGAAGTTGGCCTGCGCGACCTCGGTCCGCTCGAGTTCGCGGTTGTGGAGCGCCTCGCCCGTGTCCCGGTCGAAGACGTGGATGGCCTCCTCGGGGATGCGGGAGACGACCTCCTGGCCGCTCTCGACGTTGCGCATGCCCGAGACGGTGGCGACGAACGTCTCGACCTCCTCGCCGGTCGCGTCGACGCGCTCGGCGCCGGCGAAGGTGAGGTAGACGTTGTTCTCGTCGCCCATCGGCTCGACCACGTCGACGCGGGTCCGGAAGTCGTGGCGTTCGTCGCCCTGGCCGACCAGTTCGATGTCCTCGGGGCGGATGCCCAGGACGAGCCGGTCGTGGCCCTCGACGTCGGCCAGCGTCTCCTCGGACAGCGCGTACTCGAAGTCGTCGGCGACGAGCGCGCCGTCCTCGAGTTCGCAGTCGAAGAAGTTCATCGACGGCTCGCCGATGAACCCGGCGACGAAGACGTTCCGGGGCTCGTGGTAGCACTCCAGCGGCGTGCCGACCTGCTGGAGCTCGCCGTCGTTGAGGATGGCGATTCGGTCGCCCATGGTCATCGCCTCCGTCTGGTCGTGGGTGACGTACACCGTGGTGACGCCGAGGTCCTCCTGGAGGCGCTGGAGTTCGGTCCGCATCTGCGAGCGGAGCTTGGCGTCGAGGTTGCTGAGCGGCTCGTCCATCAGGAACACCTCGGGGTCGCGGACGATGGCGCGGCCGAGCGCGACCCGCTGCTGCTGGCCGCCAGAGAGCTCCCGGGGCTTGCGGTCGAGCAGGTCGGCGATGCCCATCATCTCGGCGGTCTGCTCGACCTGGGCGGCGATCTCGTCGTCGGGCATGTCGGTCGACTCCTCCAGCCCGAAGCTCATGTTCTCCCGCACGGTCATGTGGGGGTAGAGCGCGTACGACTGGAACACCATCGCGATGTCCCGCGTGGTCGGCGGCTCGTCGGTGATCGAGCGGCCGCCCAGCCGGATGTCGCCCCGCGAGACCGTCTCCAGGCCCGCGATCATCCGCAGCGTCGTCGACTTGCCGCAGCCCGAGGGGCCGACCAGCACGAGGAACTCGCCGTCCTCGATGTCGACGTCGGCGTCGTCGACCGCGACGATGCGGTCGCCGTCGTCGTCGAACCACTTGGTGACGCCGTCGAGCGTCAGTTCGGCCATCGTACTGTCCTCCGTCGCGAACCGGTGTAAATGTTTGTCGCACTCATGGTTACGAACCCGCAACTCCTTCCGCGAACTGTTCGCCGAACAGGACGTACACCAGCAGCGTGGGCAGGGCCGCGACGAACGCGCCCGCCATCTGGGTGTTGAACGACTGGATGATGCCGCCGGTGAGGCTGTTGAGCGCCACGGTCACCGGGGCGGCCGCCCCGCCGCCGGACGGCAGGATGACCAGCGCGAACAGCAGGTCGTTCCAGATCTGGGTGAACTGGTAGATCAGCGTCACCGCGAACATCGACGTCGACAGCGGCAGCACGATGTTGCGGTAGATGCTGAACACGCTCGCGCCGTCGAGCTTCGCGGCCTCGATCATCTCGACGGAGAGGTTCTGGTAGTAGCCCCGGAACAGCAGGAACGTGATGGGGATCCCGTACGCGACGTGGGTGATGATGAGGTTGATGATGCTCGCGTAGTGCTCGTGCATCAGCGGGAGCCCCCAGAGGAACGACAGCAGCTCCTGGGTGTTCACGATGGCGAACAGCCGCGAGAGGGGCACCAGCACCGCCTGGTACGGGATGAAGATGCCGGCGACGAACAGCGCGACGATCGGCATCTGGTACTTCCAGTCGATGGTGGTCAGCCCGTAGGCCGCGATCGAACCCAGCCCCGCCGACAGGATGGTCGCCGGGACCGCCAGCAGCATGCTGTTGATCAGCGCGTGGGACATCTCGTTGAACGCGACCCGCCACGGTTCGAGGGTGAACCCGCCGAAGATGGGCGGGACGAACGGCACCGTCCGGTTGAACGCGTCGGTCGTCTTGAACGCGGTCATCAGCCCCGCCTCGAGCGGGGCGAGGTAGAAGCCGACGAGGCCGAACAGGACGACGTACAGCGCGATTCGTCGCCTGCCGGCGTCGCGGACGGCGTCCGCGATCTCCTCGCGGCGCGTGCGGTTCTCCGGCGTGGGTGTGGCCGGCGGACTGCTCATCGCTCACCTCTTCGGTTCCGTCGGTCGGTCATAGCTCTCCCCTCCGGTACTCGCTGTAGAGGTACGGGGTGACCACCGCCAGCGCCATGCCGAACAGCACGATGGCGATGGCCGACCCGTACGCCCAGTTGTTCGACCCGAACGCCTCGCGGAACATCATCGTCGCGAGGATGTCGGCGGCCGGGCCGGGGTGGTTGCCGAACATCACGTAGAGGAAGTCGAACGCCTTCAGCGCGAACACCATCAGCACCACCGCGGCGCTCATGGTCGAGGCCCGCAGCTGGGGCAGGATGACCCGCCAGTACATCTTGATCGTGCTCGCGCCGTCGACCCTGGCGGCCTCGTAGTGAGCGGTCGGAATCGCTCGCAGGCCCGCGAGGTAGACGACCATCGCGTAGCCCGAGTACTGCCAGATGAGCGCGAAGATGACCGCGGCCAGCTTCGTCGACGGGTTCGAGATCCACTGGGTCGTCAGGAA
This window encodes:
- a CDS encoding right-handed parallel beta-helix repeat-containing protein, with product MKRASTRALAVVLVVGFGVSTAGLAAVGSPAGAAAADGAQQVTYVEDDVTENTTWTAAGGPYRVVADVTVEAGATLRVEPGTSVQFAEDIAIRVEGNLSAAGTAADPVSFGTAPGAPDRVRWATIRYAGGADSHLSLSHVAVERARNGLTVSSAAGAVRVSDATFRDVAGDGIRVVDATRTPKLTVDRSTFTDVGGRGVSIAPGMGAVTAADVVSNTSRLGRRATHRTAVALGADTSVDTVRVSYRGQGEAGDVDRGSIVRFGLDRDGDGRVDRRLTSSVESVGHSTPNGFELRLNRSITVPAGATVVAVYRSVVNPRTYGTYPVEVSFRAHGVEQAATATLPFDLRSGGNRGRGAGSTAESRAAGFSVTGSTFESVGAQGVFVAADAVRDFRVAGNSFADVGGSAVSLRAPLVRAATVERNRVESLDRGADGVRVAAKLATDSVLRDNRISGADAGIALATRHRTVDGVRIAGNTVTGSTTGLRVRHVPEYRSHTLSLAIVDNNFSRNARRGALVRAPSAKLVGLAVRGNELAGNGLASGGDGPSPRAGDGNATAATDGWAGLELVARQVRNSRVAANRFADNRGHGLSVRTSTAVDNLTVAANRAFDNAGVGLNLDNALTHAGRLNLTRNVAAANAYGVRVAGSIGARVANNTVVYNTYGGRPAGIDGIPPGTGIVVEGGDAGAIFRRGAVREELRALLDDREVEEKLPDPRDEQEYTVVLRPGAEGEVWTGSAAALTARSVSEDIPTGITLTRDDDGRSGIVVRGNDVYGHARGLTVNVAALVDANTTIRLLVNTTRTVDAEGNYWGASDGPTHSSIRPEGTGDRVVTRRGWVDFLPAADSPYGERRYRPTANVSASPNPVQVGERVVVSGRDSTDRDGRVASYRFETRGSNVTFGASPELTASFDAPGNYTVSLVATDDWGVESPPATATVDVRPANWTPAALRTTTPTSTSDVANATTAGERETTAAATGGAGLLPSATLLGTLGGLLGLALYGAGLALGAFGAVQTLRSAGVPVSGLTINGLAAAGVGVWALAGLLGAEGLLEVGLGSGVVWVAGVVLLWAVTRVLYD
- a CDS encoding ABC transporter ATP-binding protein; its protein translation is MAELTLDGVTKWFDDDGDRIVAVDDADVDIEDGEFLVLVGPSGCGKSTTLRMIAGLETVSRGDIRLGGRSITDEPPTTRDIAMVFQSYALYPHMTVRENMSFGLEESTDMPDDEIAAQVEQTAEMMGIADLLDRKPRELSGGQQQRVALGRAIVRDPEVFLMDEPLSNLDAKLRSQMRTELQRLQEDLGVTTVYVTHDQTEAMTMGDRIAILNDGELQQVGTPLECYHEPRNVFVAGFIGEPSMNFFDCELEDGALVADDFEYALSEETLADVEGHDRLVLGIRPEDIELVGQGDERHDFRTRVDVVEPMGDENNVYLTFAGAERVDATGEEVETFVATVSGMRNVESGQEVVSRIPEEAIHVFDRDTGEALHNRELERTEVAQANF
- a CDS encoding carbohydrate ABC transporter permease translates to MSSPPATPTPENRTRREEIADAVRDAGRRRIALYVVLFGLVGFYLAPLEAGLMTAFKTTDAFNRTVPFVPPIFGGFTLEPWRVAFNEMSHALINSMLLAVPATILSAGLGSIAAYGLTTIDWKYQMPIVALFVAGIFIPYQAVLVPLSRLFAIVNTQELLSFLWGLPLMHEHYASIINLIITHVAYGIPITFLLFRGYYQNLSVEMIEAAKLDGASVFSIYRNIVLPLSTSMFAVTLIYQFTQIWNDLLFALVILPSGGGAAAPVTVALNSLTGGIIQSFNTQMAGAFVAALPTLLVYVLFGEQFAEGVAGS
- a CDS encoding carbon-nitrogen hydrolase family protein, with translation MPAESFTLAAAQVEPVYHDKEATLDRTCEWIERAGERDVDLLVFPETYFPGYPYWRRSVSIPRWTELMVELQRNSLSVGDDALDVLGDAIREADLHVALGVNELDDRPGSETLYNSVFWFDRSGDLVRRHRKLMPTHGERSIWGRGDPASLATHDTDLGTLGGLVCYENHMTLSKAALATMGEEIHAAVWPGFWSQNGHPGDKSRAESAEDVDTCDIYPAVREYAFETQSFVVSCSAYMGDPPEGYEDELGYDLGAGGSMLVNPAGVVKAGPVVGEEALLTAEFDRDERRATKAYFDAMGHYSRWDAVNLEISDEVLEPVHRHDHDGRAAGGRTDARSGSGGRDGASTNGRRGLDGTEDAISPAEAAEIADEHDVPVGAIEDVAAALRGSD